The genomic region AGGGCTTCCTCCCTCAGCCGGTTGAGGACCTCGGGGCGCTGCTTGGCCGCGTCCCGGACGCTCAGGAGCAGCCGGTCTTTGCCGTAGACGAAGTCGTCGCGGGAGTAGGAGCAAAACTCGTAGTCCTTCCCCAAGTAGATGGCATCCTCCGGGCACGCCTCCTCGCAGTAGCCGCAGAAGATGCAGCGGTACATGTGGATCTTGTAGACCTTGGCGTACCGCTCTCCGGGACTTACCCGGCGCTCGTCCGTATTCTCCGCCGCCTCGATGTAGATGGCATCGGCCGGGCAGGCGACGGCACACAGCTCGCATCCGACGCACCGCTCCAGGCCATCCTCGTCCACGACCAGGAAGTGGCGCCCCCGGTACCGGGGGGAGAGGGGGATCCGCTCCTCCGGGTAGGGGACCGTGGTCGGCCTCCGGAAGAGGTGCTTGAAGGTGGTGAACATTCCCTTGAGGATCTCGAAGATCATGGCGCTCCTGCCTGCTCAGGCCGGCCCGGCGGGAATGTTTTCCCGGCCGTCAGATCATAGCACGGACGAGGGCCGGGGGCGAAGCGCTTGCGGGGGGCCGCCCCCCGTGCCATGATGCTCGCAGCCCGCCTACACCGAGGAGGCGCCGTGCAGCGGTGGGGGCTCCTCGCGCTCCTGTGCGCCATCAACCTGCTGAACTACGTGGACCGGTACGTCCCCTTCGCCGTCTTTCCCCAGATCCAGGCCACCTTCGCCCTCTCGGATACGCGGCTCGGCCTCCTGGGCTCCGCCTTCATGGTCATGTACCTGTTGGCGGCGCCGGTCTTCGGTCCTCTCGGGGACCGCTGGCGGCGCGGGCCGCTCATCGGCCTGGGCGTCGCCCTCTGGAGCGCCGCCACGGTGGGGAGCGGGCTCGCGAGGTCCTACGGGCAGCTCCTCACCACGCGGGCCCTCGTCGGGATCGGCGAGGCGTCCTTCGGGACGGTGGGCCCCACCCTCATCGCCGACGCCTTCCCGCCGGAGCGGCGCGGGATGATGCTGAGCGTGTTCTACGTCGCCATCCCGGTGGGGAGCGCCATCGGCTACCTGATCGGGGGGCTCATCGGGGAGGCCTGGGGCTGGCGCGCCGTCTTCTACGTCGCCGGGCCTCCGGGGCTCCTCCTGGCGGCGGCTGCCTGGATGCTCCGGGAGCCGGCTCGAGCCACCTCGCGGGGGGCGACCGGCGCGCCGCCGGGGACCCGAGCGGCCTTCCGGTCCCTCATTTCCAACCGGTCCTATGTCCTGAACACCGCGGCGATGACCTTCATGACCTTTGCCCTGGGGGGCTTCGCCGCGTGGCTACCCACCTATTTCATCCGGGTCCACGGCCTCTCGCTCGGGGTGGCGAGCCCCGCCATCGGGGGGGTTACAGTGGTGGCCGGCCTTGGCGGCACGCTACTCGGGGGCTGGTGGGGGGACCGCCTCCTCCGGCGGACGGGGAAGGCCTACTTCCTGGTCTCGGGCTGGGGGCTGCTCCTCAGCGTGCCGGGCGCGCTCCTGGCCATTGCCGCGGGAGACCCGTGGCTCGCCCTCGGCGCCATCTTCGTCGCCGAGGTCCTGGTCTTCCTGAACACGGGGCCGCTCAACGCCCTCATCGTGGCGGTGACCGCCCCGGAGATCCGGGCTCGGGCCTTCGGCCTCAACATCTTCGCC from Candidatus Methylomirabilis sp. harbors:
- the nuoI gene encoding NADH-quinone oxidoreductase subunit NuoI, translating into MIFEILKGMFTTFKHLFRRPTTVPYPEERIPLSPRYRGRHFLVVDEDGLERCVGCELCAVACPADAIYIEAAENTDERRVSPGERYAKVYKIHMYRCIFCGYCEEACPEDAIYLGKDYEFCSYSRDDFVYGKDRLLLSVRDAAKQRPEVLNRLREEALHAEEGAAAGEEHH
- a CDS encoding MFS transporter; the protein is MQRWGLLALLCAINLLNYVDRYVPFAVFPQIQATFALSDTRLGLLGSAFMVMYLLAAPVFGPLGDRWRRGPLIGLGVALWSAATVGSGLARSYGQLLTTRALVGIGEASFGTVGPTLIADAFPPERRGMMLSVFYVAIPVGSAIGYLIGGLIGEAWGWRAVFYVAGPPGLLLAAAAWMLREPARATSRGATGAPPGTRAAFRSLISNRSYVLNTAAMTFMTFALGGFAAWLPTYFIRVHGLSLGVASPAIGGVTVVAGLGGTLLGGWWGDRLLRRTGKAYFLVSGWGLLLSVPGALLAIAAGDPWLALGAIFVAEVLVFLNTGPLNALIVAVTAPEIRARAFGLNIFAIHAFGDALSPALLGHVSDLTDLSTALTLPAFFLAAAGLLCLWGARGLPADLAAAASEESARATAG